One stretch of Methylopila sp. 73B DNA includes these proteins:
- a CDS encoding transporter substrate-binding domain-containing protein, translating into MRKTLALIIAAAIAPFAAQAADGVDAIKQRGTLIVGVKADYKPFGFRDPSGAVIGIEPDLAADVAKRLGVKLELVPVVSSNRIEFLQQGKVDMLIATMSDKPERRKVVQAIDPQYYSDFVNVLLPKKAGVKDWNELKGKPLCATSGAWYNKDIARTYGPEIVAFDGSEKPLFALKQGNCVGYVYDQTFIQGRLLDAEWSTDFEMPLKGVLDAPWIMAVALGNDSLKTLLEETTKDWMKTGFIVAEEKKYGIEPTEYSKATHEKMKSATN; encoded by the coding sequence ATGCGCAAGACCCTCGCTCTCATCATCGCCGCGGCGATCGCGCCGTTCGCTGCGCAGGCCGCCGACGGCGTCGACGCCATCAAGCAGCGCGGCACTCTCATCGTGGGCGTGAAGGCGGACTACAAGCCCTTCGGTTTCCGCGATCCGAGCGGCGCGGTCATCGGCATCGAGCCTGATTTGGCGGCCGACGTCGCGAAGCGCCTCGGCGTGAAGCTGGAGCTGGTGCCGGTGGTTTCGTCGAACCGGATCGAGTTCCTGCAGCAGGGCAAGGTCGACATGCTGATCGCGACCATGTCCGACAAGCCGGAGCGCCGGAAGGTCGTGCAGGCGATCGACCCGCAGTACTACTCGGACTTCGTCAACGTGCTGCTGCCCAAGAAGGCCGGCGTGAAGGACTGGAACGAGCTCAAGGGCAAGCCGCTCTGCGCCACCTCGGGCGCTTGGTACAACAAGGACATCGCGCGCACCTACGGCCCCGAGATCGTCGCGTTCGACGGCTCCGAGAAGCCCCTGTTCGCGCTGAAGCAGGGCAACTGCGTCGGCTACGTCTACGACCAGACCTTCATCCAGGGCCGCCTGCTGGATGCCGAGTGGAGCACGGACTTCGAGATGCCGCTGAAGGGCGTGCTCGACGCGCCGTGGATCATGGCGGTGGCGCTCGGCAACGACAGCCTCAAGACCCTTTTGGAGGAGACCACCAAGGACTGGATGAAGACCGGCTTCATCGTCGCCGAGGAGAAGAAGTACGGCATCGAGCCGACTGAATACTCGAAGGCGACGCACGAGAAGATGAAAAGCGCGACCAACTGA
- the solA gene encoding N-methyl-L-tryptophan oxidase yields MTDIYASPSSATSERVQVAVVGLGAMGAAALYQLAKLGADVIGVDRFAPPHTLGSSHGETRITRQAVGEGAAYAPLVLASHRIWRELEADTGESLLEACGVLVIAPGSGASSHHGKPDFVARSIATAEEFGIPHEVLDGAAARRRFPQFEGLAGDEKVYFEPGGGYVRPERCIAAQLSRAVALGARTRLDTQVTSIRQEGDMVRVSTPGGDVLADQAVVSAGGWTAPLLGAPFDRLLTVNRQVLHWFRLDRPSDYGPSAPVFIWMHGSGDEDYLYGFPPLPGDDRLKVATEQYGVATTAEAIDRAVTASESAAMHGTHVAGRLAGVRTEVADAAACLYTVTPDNGFIIDRHPRQDRVMVVSACSGHGFKHSAGIGQAVAEAVVGAPSAFDLAPFSLARFDR; encoded by the coding sequence ATGACCGATATTTATGCATCTCCTTCATCCGCAACGTCTGAACGCGTGCAGGTCGCCGTCGTCGGCCTTGGCGCGATGGGCGCGGCGGCGCTTTATCAGCTCGCGAAACTCGGGGCCGACGTGATCGGCGTCGACCGGTTCGCGCCGCCCCACACGCTTGGTTCGAGCCATGGCGAGACCCGTATCACCCGCCAGGCTGTCGGCGAAGGCGCGGCCTACGCGCCGCTCGTGCTGGCCTCCCACCGCATCTGGCGCGAGCTCGAGGCGGACACCGGCGAGAGCCTGCTCGAGGCCTGCGGCGTGCTGGTGATCGCGCCCGGCTCAGGGGCCTCCTCGCACCACGGCAAGCCGGATTTCGTCGCGCGATCGATCGCGACGGCGGAGGAGTTCGGCATTCCGCACGAGGTGCTGGACGGCGCGGCGGCGCGGCGGCGGTTTCCGCAGTTCGAGGGCCTCGCGGGCGACGAAAAGGTCTACTTCGAGCCCGGCGGCGGCTACGTGCGCCCAGAGCGCTGCATCGCCGCGCAGCTGTCGCGCGCCGTCGCGCTGGGGGCGCGGACCCGTCTCGACACGCAGGTGACGTCCATCCGGCAGGAGGGGGACATGGTCCGCGTCAGCACGCCCGGCGGCGACGTGCTCGCCGACCAGGCGGTCGTCTCCGCCGGGGGGTGGACCGCTCCGCTGCTCGGCGCGCCGTTCGATCGCCTGCTGACGGTCAACCGTCAGGTCCTGCACTGGTTTCGCCTCGATCGGCCAAGCGATTACGGCCCCAGCGCGCCGGTGTTCATTTGGATGCACGGATCGGGAGACGAGGACTATCTCTACGGCTTCCCGCCCCTGCCCGGCGACGATCGCCTGAAGGTCGCGACCGAACAGTACGGCGTCGCCACGACGGCGGAGGCGATCGACCGCGCGGTCACAGCGTCCGAATCGGCGGCGATGCACGGGACCCATGTCGCCGGCCGTCTCGCGGGCGTAAGGACCGAGGTCGCCGACGCCGCGGCGTGCCTCTACACGGTCACGCCTGACAACGGTTTCATCATCGACCGTCATCCCCGCCAGGATCGCGTGATGGTGGTGTCCGCCTGCTCCGGGCACGGCTTCAAGCATTCGGCAGGCATCGGGCAGGCGGTCGCGGAAGCTGTGGTCGGCGCGCCGAGCGCCTTCGATCTCGCGCCATTTTCGCTTGCCCGCTTCGACCGCTAA
- a CDS encoding LysR family transcriptional regulator yields MIDLDLKTLQLVAAIAETGSVTSAAERAGVTQSAASQALRRAEALIGAPLFNRGRRPLTPTTVGRMVASRAHDLARDAAALLADARAAAELPGRIDLRIGLVDSLAGTIGARIVKELADGALALSVTAWSGLAHSHAEALMRREIDAALTCDPMEGLVDMERILLFREPYVLIAPRGAADELRASTLREVLESRRLVRHSARSHAGRQVERHLERIGLRPPRAFEFDTSDALVAMVATGMGVAITTPLCLLQGLAHAAAVVALPLPGPGFSRDLLLTMRRGDLEALAPRIADVARAVARSHALPQIGVMVPWLTPESLALG; encoded by the coding sequence ATGATCGACCTTGACCTAAAGACCCTGCAACTCGTCGCGGCGATCGCAGAAACCGGCAGCGTCACCTCCGCGGCCGAACGGGCCGGCGTCACCCAGTCCGCCGCTTCGCAGGCGTTGAGGCGCGCCGAGGCGCTGATCGGGGCGCCGCTGTTCAACCGAGGCCGACGGCCACTCACGCCGACCACCGTGGGCCGCATGGTCGCGAGCCGCGCGCATGACCTCGCGCGAGACGCCGCAGCGTTGCTGGCGGACGCCCGCGCCGCAGCCGAGCTGCCGGGCCGGATCGACCTTCGGATCGGGCTGGTGGATTCGCTCGCCGGCACCATCGGCGCGCGCATCGTGAAGGAGCTCGCGGACGGGGCCCTGGCGCTCAGCGTCACCGCCTGGTCGGGCCTCGCGCATTCGCACGCGGAGGCGCTGATGCGGCGGGAGATCGACGCCGCGCTGACCTGCGACCCGATGGAAGGGCTCGTGGACATGGAGCGGATCCTACTGTTCCGGGAGCCATATGTGCTGATCGCGCCCCGAGGCGCTGCGGACGAGCTTCGCGCGTCGACGCTGCGCGAGGTGTTGGAGAGCCGCCGGCTGGTGCGCCACAGCGCCCGCTCCCATGCCGGTCGGCAGGTGGAGCGCCACCTCGAGCGCATCGGTCTGAGGCCGCCGCGCGCCTTCGAGTTCGACACGTCCGACGCTCTGGTCGCCATGGTCGCGACCGGCATGGGCGTCGCGATCACCACCCCGCTCTGCCTGCTGCAGGGGTTGGCGCATGCGGCCGCGGTCGTCGCGCTGCCGCTGCCGGGGCCCGGGTTCTCGCGCGACCTGTTGCTGACGATGCGGCGGGGCGATCTTGAGGCTCTGGCGCCGCGGATCGCCGACGTCGCCAGGGCGGTGGCCCGCTCCCATGCGCTGCCGCAGATCGGCGTCATGGTCCCATGGCTCACGCCGGAGAGCCTCGCGCTCGGCTGA
- the thiD gene encoding bifunctional hydroxymethylpyrimidine kinase/phosphomethylpyrimidine kinase produces the protein MTTPIALTIAGSDSSGGAGIQADLKTFSALGVYGASVIVALTAQNTRGVTAIHDAPAAFVTAQIDAVFDDLTVGAVKIGMVSQSATIEAIAAALEARAVVDVVADPVMVAASGARLLQEDAVETLKRRLIPRARLLTPNLPEAAALLGGATAGDEQEMAEQGRALQALGARAVLVKGGHAAGADSVDVLVDEDGGVTRFVAERHVTRNTHGTGCTMSSAIAAEIAKGRSLIEAVATAKAYVSAAIAAADDLTIGAGHGPVHHFHAWWPARR, from the coding sequence ATGACCACGCCCATCGCCCTCACCATCGCCGGCTCCGATTCGTCCGGCGGCGCGGGGATACAAGCCGACCTCAAGACCTTCTCGGCGCTCGGCGTCTATGGCGCGTCGGTGATCGTGGCGCTCACCGCGCAGAACACACGCGGGGTGACGGCCATCCACGACGCGCCGGCGGCCTTCGTGACCGCGCAGATCGACGCGGTGTTCGACGACCTCACGGTCGGCGCCGTGAAGATCGGGATGGTGTCGCAGAGCGCGACGATCGAGGCGATCGCCGCCGCTCTGGAAGCGCGCGCCGTCGTCGACGTGGTGGCGGATCCCGTGATGGTCGCGGCCTCCGGCGCGCGGTTGCTGCAGGAGGACGCGGTCGAGACGCTGAAGCGCCGGCTGATTCCCCGCGCTCGTCTCCTGACGCCGAACCTCCCGGAGGCCGCCGCTTTGCTCGGCGGCGCGACGGCCGGCGACGAACAGGAGATGGCCGAGCAGGGGAGGGCGCTGCAGGCGCTGGGCGCCCGGGCGGTGCTCGTGAAGGGCGGTCATGCGGCAGGCGCCGACAGCGTCGATGTCCTCGTCGACGAAGACGGCGGCGTGACGCGCTTCGTGGCGGAGCGCCATGTCACGCGCAACACCCACGGCACAGGCTGCACCATGTCCTCCGCCATTGCGGCGGAGATCGCCAAGGGGCGCAGCCTGATCGAAGCTGTCGCGACCGCGAAGGCCTATGTCAGCGCAGCGATCGCCGCGGCCGACGATCTAACGATCGGCGCGGGCCACGGACCGGTGCACCATTTTCACGCGTGGTGGCCCGCACGCCGCTGA
- a CDS encoding calcium-binding protein, with product MTAYSVASGDTLAERLTMAGGDMLQVDGIFSVAANAQTVRFSTAPDGAEIQNDGLIENTAAGGRAIRFESGVGAELTAVIDNEGTIVAVDDAIQIEAGTVSSGTLTITNGVHGKILSAEGQALDLAAASGEFVAYVENAGSVVSQISDGVRIGGGMQLLNSGAIRGGAAAGYVQGADGVQIEDGAAGLIWNIAGAVIVGDRHGINASETRFFGLSNDAGASIVGRNGSGVGSDGMGLVVNYGVITGFFADATGSDVNGSTTGVANGGGPDGVNDGDGDGIDIDGEAGIENYGLIRGLGAGGTGSDGLPNTAEGIAAGGGDITNFAGARIYGAGLGILIDDSSQGDARFETTIENAGTIQGGSSYAIKIVSDFDDVIINSGRILGGGGHAILFGSGDNVLAIDAGSGIRGLSDGGAGDDALDYSFYGAAARVDLETGRASGTGVVTNFETVAGSGFGDTIIGNAAANTLFGQDGNDRLFGGAGDDTLIGGAGADTLLGDSGADTFAFDVLPPVGGQDRVADFTHGEDVIAFDSAVFTALSAGALTEDAFGVGSAVTTLDQRILYDARTGRLFYDADGSDETQAAVLIATLTGKPPVEASDILVV from the coding sequence ATGACGGCCTATTCGGTCGCGTCCGGCGACACGCTCGCCGAGCGCCTCACCATGGCGGGCGGCGACATGCTGCAGGTCGACGGGATCTTCTCGGTCGCGGCCAACGCCCAGACCGTGCGCTTCTCGACCGCGCCCGACGGCGCCGAGATCCAGAACGACGGCCTGATCGAGAACACGGCCGCGGGCGGTCGAGCCATCCGCTTCGAAAGCGGGGTCGGCGCGGAGCTCACGGCGGTCATCGACAACGAAGGCACGATCGTCGCTGTCGACGACGCGATCCAGATCGAGGCCGGGACGGTGAGTTCCGGCACGCTGACGATCACGAACGGCGTCCATGGAAAGATCCTTTCCGCGGAAGGCCAAGCCCTCGATCTGGCGGCCGCCAGCGGGGAGTTCGTGGCCTACGTCGAGAACGCCGGCTCCGTCGTCTCCCAGATCTCCGACGGCGTCCGGATCGGCGGCGGCATGCAGCTCCTCAACAGCGGAGCGATTCGCGGTGGCGCAGCCGCAGGCTACGTTCAGGGCGCGGACGGCGTGCAGATCGAGGATGGAGCAGCAGGCCTGATCTGGAACATCGCGGGGGCCGTCATCGTGGGCGACCGCCACGGAATCAACGCGAGCGAGACTCGCTTTTTCGGCCTCAGCAACGACGCCGGCGCGTCGATCGTGGGTCGGAACGGCTCCGGCGTGGGGTCCGACGGCATGGGGCTGGTCGTCAACTATGGCGTGATCACCGGCTTCTTCGCGGACGCCACGGGCTCGGACGTGAATGGGTCGACGACCGGCGTCGCTAACGGCGGCGGCCCGGACGGCGTCAACGACGGCGACGGCGACGGGATCGATATCGACGGCGAGGCGGGGATCGAGAACTACGGCCTCATCCGCGGCCTCGGCGCCGGGGGAACCGGATCGGATGGTCTGCCGAACACCGCCGAGGGCATAGCAGCCGGCGGCGGCGACATCACGAACTTCGCCGGCGCGCGGATCTACGGCGCGGGCCTCGGCATTCTGATCGACGACAGCTCCCAGGGCGACGCGCGGTTCGAGACCACGATCGAGAACGCCGGCACGATCCAGGGCGGCTCGAGCTACGCCATCAAGATCGTCAGTGACTTCGACGACGTCATCATCAACAGCGGGCGCATTCTCGGCGGCGGCGGACACGCCATCCTCTTCGGCTCCGGCGACAACGTGCTGGCGATCGACGCCGGCTCCGGCATCCGGGGCCTGAGCGACGGCGGCGCCGGCGACGACGCGCTCGACTACTCCTTCTACGGCGCGGCGGCCCGCGTCGATCTCGAGACCGGCCGCGCCTCGGGGACGGGCGTCGTCACCAACTTCGAGACCGTGGCGGGATCCGGTTTTGGCGACACGATCATAGGGAACGCTGCGGCGAACACGCTGTTCGGCCAGGACGGAAACGATCGTCTGTTCGGCGGCGCCGGCGACGACACGCTCATCGGCGGAGCAGGCGCCGACACGCTCCTAGGCGACAGCGGCGCGGACACCTTCGCCTTCGACGTCCTTCCGCCCGTCGGAGGCCAGGATCGGGTGGCCGACTTCACCCATGGCGAAGACGTCATCGCCTTCGACTCCGCGGTCTTCACAGCCTTGTCCGCCGGCGCGCTCACCGAGGACGCGTTCGGCGTCGGGTCCGCGGTGACGACCTTGGACCAGCGGATCCTCTACGACGCGCGCACGGGTCGCCTTTTCTACGACGCGGACGGCTCCGACGAGACGCAGGCCGCGGTGCTGATCGCGACGCTCACCGGCAAGCCGCCGGTCGAGGCCTCCGACATCCTGGTGGTGTGA
- a CDS encoding fumarylacetoacetate hydrolase family protein, with protein sequence MKLVRFGPAGAEKPGIVDKDGAIRDLSGIVADIAGEALTAVGLDRIRAVDPASLPLAPAGARLGPCVGGVRHFVAVGLNYVDHAHETGLPIPEEPILFNKAPNCIVGPDDDVILPKTHQKVDWEVEIAFVIGDRAENVAKDGALSHVAGVCICNDVSERHFQVERGGQWMKGKGCPTFGPLGPWLVTLDEIPDLQNLDMWLDVNGERKQTGSTSTMIFDIEYLVSYISDFVTLDPGDVVTTGTPPGVGMGMKPPQYLKAGDVVTLGIDLLGEQRQTVVPYGG encoded by the coding sequence ATGAAGCTTGTGCGATTCGGTCCCGCAGGCGCTGAGAAGCCCGGTATCGTCGACAAGGACGGCGCAATCCGCGACCTGAGCGGGATTGTTGCCGACATCGCCGGCGAGGCGCTGACCGCCGTGGGGCTCGACAGGATCCGCGCAGTCGATCCCGCCTCTCTTCCGCTCGCGCCGGCCGGCGCGCGGCTCGGGCCCTGCGTCGGCGGCGTTCGCCATTTCGTCGCCGTCGGCCTGAACTACGTCGACCACGCCCACGAGACCGGCCTTCCCATCCCCGAGGAGCCGATCCTCTTCAACAAGGCGCCGAACTGCATCGTCGGCCCGGACGACGACGTGATCCTGCCCAAGACCCATCAGAAGGTGGACTGGGAGGTGGAGATCGCCTTCGTCATCGGCGACAGGGCGGAAAACGTCGCGAAGGACGGCGCGCTGTCCCACGTCGCCGGCGTCTGCATCTGCAACGACGTCTCGGAGCGCCACTTCCAGGTGGAGCGCGGCGGCCAGTGGATGAAGGGCAAGGGCTGCCCGACCTTCGGTCCGCTCGGGCCTTGGCTCGTGACCCTGGACGAGATCCCGGATCTTCAGAACCTCGACATGTGGCTGGACGTGAACGGCGAGCGGAAGCAGACCGGCTCGACGTCGACGATGATCTTCGACATCGAATATCTCGTCAGCTACATCAGCGACTTCGTCACGCTGGACCCGGGCGACGTCGTCACCACCGGCACGCCTCCCGGCGTCGGCATGGGCATGAAGCCGCCGCAGTACCTGAAGGCGGGCGACGTCGTGACCCTCGGCATCGATCTTCTGGGCGAGCAGCGCCAGACCGTCGTTCCCTACGGCGGCTGA
- a CDS encoding OmpP1/FadL family transporter, with amino-acid sequence MVAIRTRPSRFVLAGAAAALLACASSTAMAGAFGLREQSTTGQGMSFAGMAAGGGDSISGMFWNPAVVNQVATFQSEQHVTGVFPSSKIDVSDATKRNIGAATFGTGATGDSGDIGQGALLAAGYNAYRISDKVAVGLTVTAPFGLVTDPHGAWGGQVLARSSKVMSVNVSPTLGVAVTDWLSIAGGVQIQYFDIRLRRATGVFPTSPSATLTGDDVGFGFTAGFTVTPAEGTSVGVGFRSAIKHKLEGKLKTPLGDSKIDADVTLPETVSVGVRQAITPELTILGGVEWTNWSRLSTINVKARNGGATLTSLPFEYEDGWFFSAGAEYAFSPEFTGRAGVGYELSPITDKNRDVRLPDDDRWWLSAGGTYNYSDRLSFDIGYSYVFVPGRSKIDVDLPAPLPFDFEATSKSNVHIVSASVRYKFGGEPAPVLVTKY; translated from the coding sequence ATGGTCGCGATCCGTACCCGCCCTAGCCGCTTTGTCTTGGCAGGCGCCGCCGCAGCGCTGTTGGCCTGCGCCTCGTCGACCGCGATGGCGGGCGCGTTCGGTCTCCGCGAGCAGAGCACGACCGGGCAGGGCATGTCGTTCGCCGGCATGGCGGCGGGCGGCGGCGACTCGATTTCGGGGATGTTCTGGAACCCGGCGGTCGTGAATCAGGTCGCCACCTTCCAAAGCGAGCAGCACGTCACCGGCGTGTTCCCGTCGTCGAAGATCGACGTGAGCGACGCGACCAAGCGGAACATCGGCGCTGCGACTTTCGGGACGGGCGCCACCGGCGACTCCGGCGACATCGGGCAGGGCGCTCTCCTCGCCGCCGGCTACAACGCCTATCGCATCAGCGACAAGGTCGCCGTCGGTCTCACCGTCACGGCGCCCTTCGGCCTGGTGACGGACCCGCACGGGGCGTGGGGCGGGCAGGTTCTGGCCCGCTCGTCGAAGGTCATGTCGGTCAACGTCTCGCCGACGCTGGGCGTGGCGGTCACCGACTGGCTGTCGATCGCGGGCGGCGTGCAGATCCAGTATTTCGACATCCGGCTGCGGCGCGCGACCGGCGTTTTTCCGACGTCGCCGTCGGCGACGCTAACCGGAGACGACGTCGGCTTCGGATTCACGGCAGGCTTCACGGTGACGCCCGCCGAGGGCACGTCGGTCGGCGTCGGCTTCCGCTCGGCGATCAAGCACAAGCTCGAAGGCAAGCTCAAGACGCCGCTCGGCGATTCGAAGATCGACGCCGACGTCACGCTGCCTGAGACGGTCTCCGTCGGCGTGCGGCAGGCGATCACGCCGGAGCTCACGATCCTCGGCGGCGTCGAATGGACGAACTGGAGCCGTCTGAGCACGATCAACGTCAAGGCGCGGAACGGCGGCGCGACGTTGACCTCGCTTCCGTTCGAGTATGAGGACGGGTGGTTCTTCTCGGCCGGCGCCGAGTACGCCTTCTCGCCGGAGTTCACCGGACGGGCCGGCGTCGGCTACGAGCTCTCGCCGATCACTGACAAGAACCGCGACGTCCGCTTGCCGGACGACGACCGCTGGTGGCTGTCGGCGGGCGGCACGTACAACTATTCCGACCGTCTGTCGTTCGACATCGGCTACTCCTACGTGTTCGTTCCAGGCCGCTCCAAGATCGACGTCGACCTGCCCGCTCCCCTGCCGTTCGATTTCGAGGCGACCTCGAAGTCCAACGTTCACATCGTCTCCGCGTCCGTGCGTTACAAGTTCGGCGGCGAACCCGCGCCCGTGCTCGTCACGAAGTACTGA
- the fae gene encoding formaldehyde-activating enzyme: MAKITKTLIGESLVGDGNEVAHIDLIIGPRGSTAESAFVNALTNNKDGFTSLLAVVTPNLLAKPNTILFNKVTIKDARQAVQMFGPAQYGVAKAVVDCVADGTIPEDEADDLFISVGVFIHWEAADDAKIQQYNYEATKEALKRAVAGEPKAKDVVAQSATAKHPFASNA; this comes from the coding sequence ATGGCGAAGATCACCAAGACCCTGATCGGCGAGTCGCTCGTCGGCGACGGCAACGAGGTCGCTCACATCGACCTGATCATTGGACCGCGCGGCTCGACCGCCGAGTCGGCGTTCGTGAACGCTCTGACCAACAACAAGGACGGCTTCACCTCGCTCCTCGCGGTGGTGACCCCCAACCTGCTGGCCAAGCCGAACACGATCCTGTTCAACAAGGTCACCATCAAGGACGCCCGTCAGGCCGTCCAGATGTTTGGCCCGGCGCAGTACGGCGTCGCCAAGGCTGTCGTCGACTGCGTCGCCGACGGCACGATCCCCGAGGACGAGGCCGATGACCTGTTCATTTCGGTCGGCGTGTTCATCCACTGGGAAGCTGCTGACGACGCCAAGATCCAGCAGTACAACTACGAAGCGACCAAGGAAGCCCTCAAGCGCGCCGTCGCCGGCGAGCCGAAGGCCAAGGACGTCGTCGCCCAGTCGGCGACTGCGAAGCACCCCTTCGCTTCGAACGCGTAG
- a CDS encoding ATP-binding protein — protein MWRSIFRSLRVRMALLLATAVLTTAAAGLAVALTFKVADDHVEELASAQRRLELLSAISGRVGDYALVALQTTESQGQPDRLSLPRKRVQETFVRLDEELARAVARARDEQGATMVAARSRVFAQMRGRFDFLDRQALQSIRDARDGQGGNVERLRVALDSFAASFGPGLSQAIGEERATAREAEAAMAGLRSALVPGAAIAAGLAALLAFVLYRAIARPLVSRISDVAAAAGEIARGDSGIRLKVRGHDELSLAMIRFNRMAAQLARRERRLMEAQARLQEIVDERTAELRGANERLTDADRARRRFFTDVSHELRTPLTVILGEADVTLRTKGGVEDLTAALTKIRGRAKGLHRRVEDLLRVARSESGQLELELEPLSVNDLITAARASLEPSARARGVALAPELPPFDLQVEADADWLRQVVEALIANALRHTAYGGTVRVIGGIDSDGAVTVAVSDDGEGIPQADLPHVFERFYRGASEREGSGFGIGLALARWVVERHQGTIAIDSRTASPDAASGTTVLIRLPALTHRLVIGARS, from the coding sequence ATGTGGCGCTCGATCTTCAGATCGCTTCGGGTCCGCATGGCCCTGCTGCTTGCGACGGCGGTGCTCACGACCGCGGCGGCGGGGCTGGCGGTCGCCCTCACCTTCAAGGTGGCGGACGACCACGTGGAGGAGCTCGCCTCGGCGCAGCGCCGGCTTGAGCTGCTGTCGGCGATCTCCGGCCGGGTGGGCGACTACGCGCTCGTCGCGCTTCAGACCACGGAATCGCAGGGCCAGCCCGACCGGCTCTCGCTGCCCCGCAAGCGCGTGCAGGAGACCTTCGTCCGGCTGGACGAGGAGCTTGCCCGCGCGGTGGCGAGGGCGCGGGACGAACAGGGCGCGACGATGGTCGCAGCTCGGAGCCGCGTGTTCGCGCAGATGCGCGGCCGGTTCGACTTCCTCGACCGTCAGGCCCTGCAGTCGATCCGCGACGCGCGGGACGGGCAGGGCGGCAACGTCGAGCGTCTGCGCGTCGCCCTCGACAGTTTCGCCGCGAGCTTTGGGCCTGGGCTCTCCCAGGCGATCGGCGAGGAGCGCGCCACCGCCCGCGAGGCGGAGGCCGCGATGGCGGGCTTGCGCTCCGCGCTGGTGCCCGGCGCGGCGATCGCGGCCGGGCTCGCGGCCCTGCTGGCCTTCGTGCTCTATCGCGCCATCGCGCGGCCTTTGGTTTCGCGGATCTCGGACGTCGCGGCCGCGGCGGGGGAGATCGCCCGGGGCGACAGCGGGATCCGGCTGAAGGTGCGTGGTCACGACGAGCTCAGCCTCGCCATGATCCGCTTCAACCGCATGGCCGCGCAGCTCGCCCGCCGCGAGCGGCGGCTGATGGAGGCGCAGGCGCGGCTCCAGGAGATCGTGGACGAGCGGACGGCGGAGCTGCGGGGCGCGAACGAGCGGCTGACAGACGCCGACCGTGCGCGCCGCCGCTTCTTCACGGACGTCAGCCACGAGCTTCGCACGCCGTTGACCGTCATCCTGGGCGAGGCGGACGTGACGCTGCGCACCAAGGGCGGCGTCGAAGATCTCACCGCTGCGCTGACCAAGATCAGGGGACGCGCCAAGGGCCTGCACCGGCGCGTCGAGGACCTGCTCAGGGTCGCGCGCTCCGAGAGCGGGCAGCTCGAGCTCGAGCTTGAGCCGCTGTCGGTGAACGACCTCATCACCGCGGCGCGCGCCAGCCTCGAGCCCAGCGCGCGCGCCCGTGGCGTGGCGCTCGCACCCGAGCTCCCGCCCTTCGATCTGCAGGTCGAGGCCGACGCCGACTGGCTGCGCCAGGTGGTCGAGGCGCTGATCGCGAACGCGTTGCGCCACACCGCCTATGGCGGCACGGTCCGCGTCATCGGCGGCATCGATTCGGACGGCGCCGTCACCGTCGCGGTTTCGGACGACGGCGAGGGCATCCCCCAAGCCGATCTCCCCCATGTGTTCGAGCGGTTCTACCGCGGCGCCTCCGAGCGCGAAGGCTCCGGTTTCGGCATCGGCCTCGCCTTGGCCCGCTGGGTGGTGGAGCGCCACCAGGGGACGATCGCGATCGACAGCCGCACCGCCTCGCCGGATGCCGCCTCCGGCACCACCGTTCTCATCCGCCTTCCCGCGCTGACGCATCGCCTCGTGATCGGAGCACGCTCATGA
- a CDS encoding response regulator transcription factor has translation MTILIVEDDADIGSVLRRGFAAESYDVELVADGDSALAAASGKPLAAIILDVMLPGRSGIEVCKALRAAGQTAPIIMLSARSSVSERTEGLLAGADDYMVKPFDFEELLARVKVQELRRENDGTDQRHLIVGPLDLDLETRVATSAEGSTRLTEREVDLLALLMRHAGEPLARADIFAALWAGHGGASLNVVDVYIGYLRHKLADATTDGARLIVTVRGRGFMYAPD, from the coding sequence ATGACCATTCTGATCGTTGAAGACGACGCCGACATCGGCTCGGTCCTGAGGCGGGGTTTCGCGGCCGAGAGCTACGACGTCGAGTTGGTGGCCGACGGCGATTCCGCGCTAGCGGCCGCCTCCGGCAAGCCGCTCGCCGCCATCATCCTCGACGTGATGCTTCCCGGGCGGTCGGGCATCGAGGTCTGCAAGGCGCTGCGCGCCGCGGGCCAGACCGCGCCGATCATCATGCTGTCCGCGCGTTCCAGCGTCTCCGAGCGCACCGAAGGCCTGCTCGCCGGCGCCGACGACTACATGGTGAAGCCGTTCGATTTCGAAGAGCTGCTGGCGCGCGTGAAGGTGCAGGAACTGCGCCGCGAGAACGACGGAACGGACCAGCGCCACCTGATCGTCGGCCCGCTCGACCTCGATCTCGAAACGCGGGTCGCGACGAGCGCCGAGGGCTCCACCCGTCTCACCGAGCGCGAGGTCGATCTGCTCGCCCTGCTCATGCGCCACGCCGGCGAGCCGCTGGCCCGCGCCGACATCTTCGCGGCGCTGTGGGCCGGGCATGGCGGCGCCTCGCTCAACGTCGTCGACGTCTACATCGGGTACCTCCGCCACAAGCTCGCCGACGCGACGACCGACGGCGCTCGACTGATCGTCACGGTGCGCGGCCGCGGCTTCATGTACGCCCCGGACTGA